The Polypterus senegalus isolate Bchr_013 chromosome 10, ASM1683550v1, whole genome shotgun sequence genomic interval atacgccaaggtttgagctaccgtgaaaatgtgtgtggctttacgccaagtttaggttttatacatcgcgatttgagcatcgaaacatttttgtgcatacgcaccgtttatacatgaggcccctggagtttgacacccatggtATAAGCCGGGAATGCCAAAAGGGTTAAtgtcttaaatttctgaatatataatattatttttgtattgcataaAGATAAATTTGGGAtttactgaatatataaagtctgttCTGGAGATATAAGATAGTTTCTATATATGAGGTTGGCGTctgaaaataaaagtcaaattcTGAATATTAAAAGTCACATTTTGGATTTGGACTAAATTCTGAATCTATAATATCACCGTATGAATATATGAATTCAATTGAAGGGGCTCATATTTCTACTGTTAATACCTCCTCATTTGAGAGCAGAATGGTCCTCTTTTCATAAGCAGATAGCAAACCACCTTCAAGCAGACAGGATTTCCTGGTGTCTCTAATTTTAACACTTGTGTCTTTTATTCCAAACAGCTCAAAATTTCTTGTTGTTAAGTATTAGGCAGTCATGGCTGAAAAAGAGGCACACAGGATGATAAATATTATCGAAATAAGAGACATTGAATCCAGCATCAGAACTTCAGGTTACCATTTTAACACTTCTTTATCTTACTTTCTGAATGAAAATACGAACAAGCCATCTCACGCATGAGTGGAGCctgaaattaagaaaataataataataaatgcatgaGTACAAGTAAATTGTAAATGAGTATTTAACTGCAATAACTGGtcatttttttatagattttaatttaattttatatttacctGCTGGTTGATGCCATGGtctctttttctatttgtttttagtGTTGTGGcatttttgattttctcattaTTTGATGAAGctactatttaatttattcacATTCTGTGCTTTTTAACAACAGTCACTAGTTTTAATGGGAGAGTAAACAGCTGAGAATAAAGCATTTAAATTCTAAATGTGTAAAATCAGTGCCAGGATGTCAAATTCAGAATATATTAAGACAAATTCTAAATAATGTCTgtactgaatatataaaataatctctAATTATATATAGCCGGCATCTGAAAACATAAAgtgaaattctgaaaataaaaagcttaATTATACATTTGGAGTAAATTCTAAACACataatattaacatttgaatatgtaaagtcagtGACTGAGCGTATAAACTCAATgattgaatatatacagtataattagtatctgaatatataaagtcaatcctaaatatataaattaaatatttaaatatataaagtcaattctaaatatataaattaaatatttaaatatataaagtcaattctaaatatataacatcagtgcCTGAATATATACAATTAAATTCTGGATGTATTGTCAGGAATGATTTATATAATGTCAGCATTTGAATATATTAAGCCAATTCAGAATATATATAAGGTTTGAATATACTAAGTCACACTctgagtacagtatatacactctgtgtctgcatgtaAACTTTATAGTCAGTGTACTGTatcaataaataaagtcaaagttaGTTTATATCATTTCAATTCTGAACATTAAAAATCAAcgtttgaatatactgtatacatttaaaagCTGAACATATAATGTAAAATTCTCAATATATAGTCAGTTATAAATACATAACATCAGGGGTTGAATAAATATGTCTTATGAATTTATAAAATCAGTTTtgaattatataaagtcagtgtctgaatatataaactcagatTCTGAATATGAAAAGTAAgtgtttgaatatacagtatatggtcgatgtttaaatatatatacaaagtacattctAAATATATAATTCAAAGTTCATTATGAATTCAGTTAGTTTTaaaagagagaaagtcagtgtcTGAAAATATAAACTGAAGTTTTGAGTTTTGAGAGACAAGTTTGGTATATTTGGGGTAAATTTAGAACATATGAAGGTTCAATCTGAACTCTAAATGTATAAAATCAAAAGTCATTTCAGAATAAATAATTTTAGTGCCTgaacatatttaaattttgaatataaATGTCAAACTCAGTACGTATCACCAACTGAATACATGAAGTCAGTGTGTGAACATATAAAGTCAtcgtttaaaaatgtaaagtcaaTATATAGATTCAAACACTGACTTTATGTGTTCAGAATTAACTTTTCATATTCAGCAGACTTTGTCTTTATATGCCCAGAACTGATAATATACGTGTAGCCAAAtactgactttatttatttagaagctGATTTTGAATTTCCCtatgggattagtaaagtttatctaatctaatctaattttataCATTAAGAATTGACTTCATATATCAAAATAATGATTTTATGTTTTCAGAAgtgtattactgtatattcagaatataatcattgtttttcatttgacCGTTTACAAATTAAAGCATCAAAAGTTAACAtagatcaaattaaaaaaaatgaatattacagACATACATGCAGACACATAGAACTTCCTACTTGTGTCACATTTTCTTCATGTATTCCTTATTTATCACATATATGTGGTACATGATGAATTATTACGATGAAATTTCATGGCTGAACATTTTTCTTAGCTAAGGGaattcctttgttttttctcctatTTTTAGAGAAAAACTATAAGACGTGCCTGTATGTGACCATTAGTGGAATCATCTTTGGATTTCTTCTGGCAGTGGGACTGGCACAGCGGGTACAGATGTCCTCAGGTTGTGTTGTACTTTTCATTTCTAGATTTCTATTCCTTATGtgaattagacagatagatagatagatagataaatagatagatagtatgaaaggcactatataatagatagatagatagatagatagatagatagatagatagatagatagatagatagatagatagatagatcttgtaCTTTAGTTGTCCAAAGGGAAATGTAGTTTTTTATAGAAGTTCAAGATCcattatttattatacattagTTCATGAGAATGTATGTcacatcaagaagaaataaaaatgaaaggttcCTTAATTTTCAGGTAAATGCTGTCCTGACATGTGGGTGCGCTATGAAAAGGACTGTTACTACCTTTCAACCAATCAAACGACATGGAGTTTGAGTAAGGACGACTGCATCTCCCGGGGAGCAGGTCTTGTCATAGCTACGCACCCTGAAGAGCTGGTGAGTGACCGGCTGTGTTTGATGTTTTGCTGACAGAAATGAAATCCATCTCTAAGTCACAGTGTCTATGTGATTTAACAGAAATTTAGTGTTTTTCgagtttgtgtgtttatttgtgtgttttttgtccaTGTTCCTCCTGAAATCCTGATTTCACTTTTGTATTATCAGCCTGCAtttctcaggattttttttttccatgggctAATGCTTACTTCTTGAAGCACCGCTAAATTTGAcaatttgttgtgttttatttacttCGTTTTATTCTTGTTCAGCACAAAGTAGAGATATGAAACCCACCATTATTTTCAACAGTTTCtttgaacaaagaaaaataatattgtaaCATTCATTGTCATACCAGCCCAGCTGCTCTTTTAAATGATCCTTTATTTTAATCCAAACTAATACTTTCTTCTGTTAAAAGCAGCGTGGCGTGTGTACCTTACAGCGCTGCTGGTGTCATGGCAAAAAATTGCCACCaagaggctttttacctgaaaatgaaggctattaggactcaggataggcagagttttaaagctttattgcaataaaagaacacaaataacaacacagactcaacccaatttggccaaattgagctgagccccatATAGTTCAGCAATCAAAGTTTATATGACAATTTCTTATTACTTCgacctcgttcaattagctcattctgcacctgtcctcactgtccattgttcatctctagtttctgttcgtgcttatttctttcactggccaaggccGGTACAGACGTTCTTCCATTTATGGGCTTCCTCTCG includes:
- the LOC120536184 gene encoding killer cell lectin-like receptor subfamily G member 1; translation: MAEKEAHRMINIIEIRDIESSIRTSEKNYKTCLYVTISGIIFGFLLAVGLAQRVQMSSGKCCPDMWVRYEKDCYYLSTNQTTWSLSKDDCISRGAGLVIATHPEELNFLLLQCRSFMSFWIGLRRNPGQEWMWTDNQPFTLDRVNKSVPDGDCAMLEKNWIHSHNCSRVKHWICKMAAD